The following are encoded in a window of Prochlorococcus marinus CUG1417 genomic DNA:
- the dnaN gene encoding DNA polymerase III subunit beta, translated as MEIICNQNELNNAIQLVSKAVASRPTHPILANILLTADEGTNKISLTGFDLNLGIQTSFDGTVKNSGAITIPSKLLSEIVNKLPNETPVSLEVDESSDNILIKSDRGSFNLKGIPSDDYPNLPFVESGTSLNIDPSSFLKALKHTVFASSNDDSKQLLTGVNFTFKQNYLESASTDGHRLAVALIGNEDYLDNKDKSSSNIDDLSVTIPTRSLREIEKLVSLRSSENPIKLFYDKGQVVFISSNQIITTRTLEGSYPNYSQLIPDNFSKIFNFNTKKLIEALERIAVLADQQSSVVKIKLDNTDLASISADAQEIGNANESIPVSNSDENFDIAFNVRYLLEGLKVISSENVLLKCNLATTPAVFVPEDNLNSFTYLVMPVQVRS; from the coding sequence ATGGAGATTATTTGTAATCAAAATGAGTTAAATAATGCTATACAACTAGTAAGTAAAGCAGTTGCTTCGCGTCCAACTCATCCAATTCTTGCAAATATCCTTTTAACAGCTGATGAAGGAACGAATAAAATTAGTTTAACTGGATTTGACCTTAACCTCGGAATTCAAACTTCTTTTGATGGAACTGTTAAAAATAGTGGTGCTATTACGATCCCTTCAAAACTTTTATCTGAAATAGTTAACAAATTACCTAATGAAACTCCTGTATCTTTGGAAGTAGATGAGAGTTCAGACAATATTTTAATAAAAAGTGATAGAGGTTCTTTTAATCTTAAAGGGATCCCCTCTGATGATTATCCTAATTTGCCATTTGTTGAAAGTGGTACTTCTTTAAATATTGACCCTAGTTCTTTTCTAAAAGCTTTAAAACATACAGTTTTTGCTAGTAGTAATGATGATTCAAAGCAATTACTTACAGGGGTTAATTTTACTTTTAAACAAAATTACTTGGAGTCAGCATCCACAGATGGCCATAGACTGGCAGTTGCTTTAATTGGCAATGAAGATTACCTAGATAATAAAGATAAATCATCTTCCAATATAGATGATTTATCAGTAACTATTCCAACAAGATCATTAAGAGAAATTGAAAAACTGGTATCTTTAAGAAGCTCAGAAAATCCAATAAAGCTCTTCTATGATAAAGGTCAAGTAGTTTTTATTTCATCAAATCAGATAATCACAACAAGAACTCTTGAAGGTAGTTACCCTAATTATTCACAATTAATTCCCGATAATTTTTCTAAGATTTTTAATTTTAATACTAAAAAATTAATTGAAGCATTAGAAAGAATTGCTGTTTTAGCCGATCAGCAGAGTAGCGTTGTTAAGATTAAATTGGATAATACAGATTTAGCTTCAATCAGTGCTGATGCACAAGAGATAGGAAACGCAAATGAATCAATCCCTGTTTCTAATTCTGATGAAAATTTTGATATCGCATTTAACGTTAGATATCTATTAGAAGGTTTAAAAGTTATTTCCTCTGAAAATGTACTTTTAAAGTGTAA